In the genome of Ananas comosus cultivar F153 linkage group 11, ASM154086v1, whole genome shotgun sequence, one region contains:
- the LOC109717395 gene encoding probable 2-oxoglutarate-dependent dioxygenase AOP1.2 isoform X2, with translation MGSEEMGVQRPHPNSCFPTIDFSGVEARSPEGRKWSWVREQVTAALTSVGCFEALYPPVGAELRRALFGEAVRGLFALPREAKLRNAFGPEKPFHGYLGGLPGLDRYESLAIVDAPRPDAVRGFAHLMWPRANGNPAFCETVHNCAKLLADLEKMVRRMVLESLGVLKYYEAQNESTWYLLRLAEYGAPHTEEKRMGYYSHQDTNTLTIICQDQVGGLEVQTKDGQWIPVEPSRTSFVVMAGNALRVYALLHARSIARSNVAFVTAVSQQKIKLKGLMFTGTISVYAN, from the exons atggggtcGGAGGAGATGGGAGTCCAGCGCCCGCACCCGAACTCCTGCTTCCCGACGATCGACTTCTCGGGAGTGGAGGCGCGGAGTCCGGAGGGGCGGAAGTGGAGTTGGGTGCGGGAGCAGGTGACGGCAGCGCTCACTTCCGTGGGGTGCTTCGAGGCGCTGTACCCGCCGGTGGGCGCGGAGCTCCGCCGCGCGCTCTTCGGGGAAGCCGTGCGCGGCCTCTTCGCCCTTCCGCGCGAAGCGAAGCTCCGGAACGCGTTCGGCCCCGAGAAGCCCTTCCACGGCTACCTCGGCGGCCTCCCGGGCCTCGACCGCTACGAGAGCCTCGCCATCGTCGACGCGCCGCGCCCCGACGCCGTGCGGGGCTTCGCCCATCTCATGTGGCCCCGTGCAAATGGAAACCCTGCCTTCTG TGAAACAGTGCACAATTGTGCCAAACTACTTGCGGATTTGGAGAAGATGGTCCGTAGGATGGTATTGGAGAGCCTGGGTGTGTTGAAGTACTACGAAGCTCAGAATGAGTCCACGTGGTACCTGCTACGGCTCGCAGAATATGGAGCACCGCATACTGAGGAAAAGCGAATGGGGTATTACTCTCATCAAGACACCAATACCTTGACTATAATATGCCAGGATCAGGTTGGTGGATTAGAGGTTCAAACGAAGGACGGGCAATGGATTCCTGTCGAGCCTTCGCGGACATCCTTCGTTGTCATGGCCGGCAATGCTCTCAGGGTATATGCTTTGTTGCACGCACGCTCAATTGCTAGGAGTAATGTTGCGTTTGTTACTGCTGT GAGTCAACAAAAGATCAAATTAAAAGGTTTGATGTTTACAGGGACTATTAGCGTCTAtgcaaattga
- the LOC109717343 gene encoding zinc finger CCCH domain-containing protein 13 yields the protein MSGAPKRSHDDGAHSTPVKRPHEETGMFASPSGRLMPPLGTDFQLPFEHGQDGRLSKVQRVEFRDDKRSPLLHRMPLTSSNFTEQPFKEPRDAKIENWEFRAENREIHADSRLDPQASKVENDVRIDSRVDGKEPRPDRSAQFDYKGDIKSEKDGYSTTSSYISWKDSKEHHGRGKRYFEPPSDGFESWRLARSGLQGTDEVAKDLPAVEERCPAEAHEAVGENRVDLKNEEKFRDKDRRRKDERNRDFGERDKDKNDRRVNMQLSGISAERKELQREDRDVDWPEKERKDSTKDKEGNEREKDHVKKESSNVNEKENLHIEKDSVDVTAKNLEQENAPSEPKRLKDDNWKADKDSKEKKRERDADLGVRHDQRSKYIERESDDGCAEGDTEKDKEVFGGVQQQRRRMLRSRGTQAPHREPRFRSRTRDNEGSQGKIEVSAIVYKAGECMQELLKSWKEFEASQDAKNGETLQSGPTLEIRIPAEYVTSTNRQVKGAQLWGTDIYTNDSDLVAVLMHTGYCCPTSSPPPSAIQELRATVRVLPPQDCYTSTLRNNVRSRAWGAGIGCSFRIERCCIVKKGGGTIDLEPRLNHTSAVEPTLAPVTVERTMTTRAAASNALRQQRFVREVTIQYNLCNEPWLKYSISIVADKGLKKPLYTSARLKKGEVLYLETHFNRYELCSTGDKVIHSGAVHNSSQTGDSVHEKIQNHSSYTQNGDKIATDRENIVDVFRWSRCKKAMPEQIMRSIGIPLPMEHLEVLEENLEWEDVQWSQTGVWVAGKEYALARVHFLAPN from the exons ATGAGTGGCGCTCCAAAGAGGTCCCACGATGATGGGGCCCATTCTACACCTGTAAAAAGACCACACGAAGAGACCGGCATGTTTGCTAGTCCTTCTGGACGACTGATGCCGCCACTTGGCACTGATTTTCAGCTTCCTTTTGAGCACGGACAGGATGGGAGACTTTCAAAAGTCCAACGAGTTGAATTCCGTGATGATAAGAGATCACCTCTTCTACATCGGATGCCTCTAACTTCTAGCAACTTCACTGAGCAACCTTTTAAAGAACCAAGGGATGCTAAGATTGAAAATTGGGAGTTCAGGGCTGAGAATAGAGAGATACATGCTGACTCAAGGTTAGATCCTCAAGCCAGTAAGGTCGAGAATGATGTGAGGATAGATAGCAGGGTGGATGGAAAAGAACCAAGACCTGATAGATCTGCTCAGTTTGACTACAAGGGTGatataaaatctgaaaaagatggttATTCCACAACTAGTTCTTATATAAGCTGGAAAGACAGTAAAGAACATCATGGTAGGGGTAAAAGATATTTTGAACCTCCAAGTGATGGATTTGAATCATGGCGGCTTGCACGGTCTGGATTACAAGGCACAGATGAGGTTGCAAAGGACCTCCCAGCAGTTGAAGAGCGTTGTCCTGCGGAAGCTCATGAGGCTGTTGGTGAGAACAGAGTTGATTTGAAAAACGAAGAGAAGTTCAGAGATAAGGATAGGAGAAGGAAGGATGAAAGGAACAGagattttggagagagagacaAGGATAAAAATGACCGTCGAGTCAATATGCAGCTTAGTGGTATTAGTGCTGAACGCAAGGAACTGCAGAGAGAAGACAGAGATGTCGATTGGCcggagaaggaaagaaaggattCTACGAAGGACAAGGAGGGGAATGAGAGGGAGAAGGATCATGTTAAGAAAGAGTCGTCAAATGTGAATGAGAAAGAGAATTTGCATATTGAGAAGGATTCTGTTGATGTCACTGCCAAAAACCTTGAGCAGGAAAATGCACCATCTGAACCTAAGAGACTCAAAGATGATAATTGGAAGGCTGATAAGGAttctaaagagaaaaaaagagaaagggatGCCGATCTAGGAGTCAGACATGATCAACGTAGTAAGTACATTGAAAGAGAATCAGACGATGGCTGTGCAGAAGGTGATACAGAAAAGGATAAGGAAGTTTTTGGTGGTGTACAGCAGCAGCGCAGGAGAATGCTTCGATCAAGGGGGACTCAAGCACCTCATCGAGAGCCTCGTTTTCGGTCTAGAACACGAGATAATGAGGG ATCTCAAG GTAAGATTGAGGTGTCTGCGATTGTCTATAAAGCCGGTGAATGCATGCAAGAGCTTTTAAAATCTTGGAAAGAATTTGAAGCATCCCAAGATGCTAAAAATGGTGAAACCTTACAATCTGGTCCAACTTTGGAAATTCGTATACCTGCAGAGTATGTTACCTCCACAAATCGTCAA GTTAAAGGTGCCCAGCTGTGGGGaacagatatatatacaaatgATTCGGATCTTGTTGCTG TACTCATGCACACCGGTTACTGCTGCCCAACATCATCTCCACCACCTTCTGCCATTCAAGAACTACGGGCAACAGTTCGAGTTCTGCCTCCACAAGATT GTTACACTTCAACACTACGGAACAATGTCCGGTCGCGTGCTTGGGGGGCAGGTATTGGCTGTAGTTTTCGGATTGAGCGCTGTTGCATTGTGAAG AAAGGTGGTGGGACGATTGATCTCGAGCCTCGTCTGAACCATACATCTGCAGTGGAGCCAACTCTTGCACCTGTAACAGTTGAGCGCACTATGACAACGAGAGCTGCAGCCTCG AATGCTTTGCGTCAACAGAGGTTTGTCCGTGAAGTTACTATTCAGTACAACCTCTGCAATGAGCCCTG GTTGAAATACAGTATTAGCATAGTTGCTGATAAGGGGTTAAAGAAGCCTCTTTATACTTCTGCGAGATTGAAGAAGGGAGAAGTTCTGTACTTAGAGACACATTTTAATAG GTATGAGCTATGCTCTACTGGAGATAAGGTGATTCATAGTGGAGCAGTACATAATTCATCTCAAACAGGAGATTCTGTACACGAGAAGATTCAAAACCATAGCTCATACACACAAAATGGGGACAAAATCGCCACGGATCGGGAAAATATTGTAGATGTATTCCGGTGGTCTCGCTGTAAGAAGGCAATGCCGGAACAAATTATGCGTTCTATTGGAATTCCATTACCTATGGAGCATCTGGAG GTATTGGAGGAGAATTTGGAGTGGGAAGATGTGCAGTGGTCACAAACTGGCGTTTGGGTGGCAGGGAAGGAGTACGCTCTTGCTCGCGTTCATTTTCTCGCCCCAAATTAG
- the LOC109717156 gene encoding zinc finger CCCH domain-containing protein 39-like, which produces MQQELVRPTNGDRRKPTIGSGAFASLDQRLSSPPHLTNGADFFYPYSFFYPTEDTPPNGLSSRSAARSSGNRYASNQPPPPHQQQQRQLPPPPPPLIVPPPRAPPPPAPXGKPSPRIPPPPLVDEFRRLGLGDPPAEASPTSVLGFQDPQSRAAKAAGAAEKRVVLPKSISIRSNGYLKLNQNQGCVGVGSGTNRNGRLRVPSPVRAGTQRVYVGVGVGKRGGEREGRGEREDGEGEGEGEEPGKEGMELEVYNQGMFKTELCNKWEESGECPYGEHCQFAHGIGELRPVIRHPRYKTEVCRMVLAGDACPYGHRCHFRHALSPSDRLLLHP; this is translated from the exons ATGCAGCAGGAGCTGGTGCGTCCCACCAATGGCGACCGCCGCAAGCCTACGATCGGATCCGGAGCGTTCGCCTCTTTAGATCAACGGCTCTCGTCCCCTCCTCACCTCACCAACGGCGCCGATTTCTTCTACCCGTACTCTTTCTTCTACCCCACCGAGGACACCCCTCCGAACGGTCTCTCCTCCCGCTCCGCGGCGCGCTCGAGCGGCAACCGCTACGCCTCGAACC AGCCACCGCCACcccaccagcagcagcagcggcagcttcctccgcctcctccccctctcATTGTGCCTCCGCCTCGGGCCCCGCCCCCACCCGCCCCTNCTGGCAAGCCGAGCCCCCGCATCCCGCCGCCCCCGCTCGTCGACGAGTTCCGCCGCCTCGGCCTCGGGGACCCCCCCGCAGAGGCGAGCCCCACGAGCGTGTTGGGGTTCCAGGACCCGCAGAGCAGGGCGGCGAAGGCCGCGGGCGCCGCGGAGAAGCGCGTCGTGCTCCCGAAGAGCATCTCGATCCGATCCAACGGCTATCTGAAGCTGAACCAGAACCAGGGGTGCGTCGGCGTCGGCTCGGGCACGAACCGCAATGGGCGGCTCCGCGTCCCGAGCCCCGTCAGGGCAGGCACC CAGCGCGTGTACGTGGGAGTCGGGGTCGGCaagaggggaggggagagagaagggagagGCGAGAGGGAGGACGGGGAGGGGGAGGGCGAGGGGGAGGAGCCGGGGAAGGAGGGAATGGAGTTGGAGGTGTACAACCAGGGGATGTTCAAGACGGAGCTGTGCAACAAGTGGGAGGAGAGCGGGGAGTGCCCGTATGGGGAGCACTGCCAGTTCGCGCACGGCATCGGCGAGCTCCGCCCCGTCATCCGCCACCCGCGCTACAAGACCGAGGTCTGCCGCATGGTCCTCGCCGGCGACGCCTGCCCCTACGGCCACCGTTGCCACTTCCGCCACGCCCTCTCCCCCTCCGaccgcctcctcctccacccTTAG
- the LOC109717395 gene encoding probable 2-oxoglutarate-dependent dioxygenase AOP1 isoform X1: protein MGSEEMGVQRPHPNSCFPTIDFSGVEARSPEGRKWSWVREQVTAALTSVGCFEALYPPVGAELRRALFGEAVRGLFALPREAKLRNAFGPEKPFHGYLGGLPGLDRYESLAIVDAPRPDAVRGFAHLMWPRANGNPAFCETVHNCAKLLADLEKMVRRMVLESLGVLKYYEAQNESTWYLLRLAEYGAPHTEEKRMGYYSHQDTNTLTIICQDQVGGLEVQTKDGQWIPVEPSRTSFVVMAGNALRAWTNGRVYAPFHRVWMGGEETRYSVMLFSNPQKSQLVQAPEELVDENHPALFKPYDYNEYMRFCLSEEGAQIEDKLMAFCGVSKTEVAQA from the exons atggggtcGGAGGAGATGGGAGTCCAGCGCCCGCACCCGAACTCCTGCTTCCCGACGATCGACTTCTCGGGAGTGGAGGCGCGGAGTCCGGAGGGGCGGAAGTGGAGTTGGGTGCGGGAGCAGGTGACGGCAGCGCTCACTTCCGTGGGGTGCTTCGAGGCGCTGTACCCGCCGGTGGGCGCGGAGCTCCGCCGCGCGCTCTTCGGGGAAGCCGTGCGCGGCCTCTTCGCCCTTCCGCGCGAAGCGAAGCTCCGGAACGCGTTCGGCCCCGAGAAGCCCTTCCACGGCTACCTCGGCGGCCTCCCGGGCCTCGACCGCTACGAGAGCCTCGCCATCGTCGACGCGCCGCGCCCCGACGCCGTGCGGGGCTTCGCCCATCTCATGTGGCCCCGTGCAAATGGAAACCCTGCCTTCTG TGAAACAGTGCACAATTGTGCCAAACTACTTGCGGATTTGGAGAAGATGGTCCGTAGGATGGTATTGGAGAGCCTGGGTGTGTTGAAGTACTACGAAGCTCAGAATGAGTCCACGTGGTACCTGCTACGGCTCGCAGAATATGGAGCACCGCATACTGAGGAAAAGCGAATGGGGTATTACTCTCATCAAGACACCAATACCTTGACTATAATATGCCAGGATCAGGTTGGTGGATTAGAGGTTCAAACGAAGGACGGGCAATGGATTCCTGTCGAGCCTTCGCGGACATCCTTCGTTGTCATGGCCGGCAATGCTCTCAGG GCTTGGACTAATGGCCGAGTCTATGCTCCATTCCATCGCGTATGGATGGGCGGAGAAGAGACGAGATACTCTGTCATGCTCTTCTCAAACCCGCAAAAGAGCCAACTGGTCCAGGCACCCGAGGAGCTCGTGGATGAAAACCACCCTGCTCTCTTCAAGCCCTATGACTATAATGAGTATATGCGCTTCTGTCTCTCAGAGGAGGGTGCCCAGATAGAGGATAAGCTTATGGCCTTCTGTGGAGTGTCCAAAACAGAGGTAGCTCAGGCATGA